The Phycisphaerae bacterium genome window below encodes:
- the cas2 gene encoding CRISPR-associated endonuclease Cas2 has translation MLVLVTYDVSTETPEGQRRLRRVAKECQSHGQRVQYSVFECLVDPGQWAALKQRLIDEIDPRKDSLRFYYLGANWRQRLEHVGAKPAYDPEGPLIV, from the coding sequence ATGCTGGTTCTCGTTACCTACGATGTTAGCACCGAGACTCCTGAAGGTCAACGTCGACTGCGACGTGTGGCTAAGGAGTGCCAGAGCCACGGCCAGCGCGTTCAATACTCTGTCTTCGAGTGCCTGGTCGACCCGGGGCAATGGGCGGCCCTCAAGCAGAGGCTAATCGACGAAATCGACCCGAGAAAGGACAGCCTGCGATTCTACTACCTCGGGGCCAACTGGCGGCAACGCCTTGAGCACGTCGGCGCCAAGCCCGCCTATGATCCGGAGGGACCCCTCATTGTCTGA
- the cas1c gene encoding type I-C CRISPR-associated endonuclease Cas1: MKHLLNTLFVTTDGAYLGHEGQAVIVRVAKETRLRVPLHTLGGIACFGRVGMSPPLMRLCGRHKVAVSFFSPYGRFLARVCGPVSGNVLLRREQYRCADKETSASAMARAVVSAKIANARNVLLRAIRDRPDDPNNGAIGHAARRLAGLLEELRNSLPPDIVRGIEGEAAKGYFGVFDHLVTAQKGAFFFRQRTRRPPTDNVNALLSFLYTLLTNDVASALEGVGLDPAVGFFHRDRPGRMGLALDVMEEFRPFLADRLALALINRQQIRDSGFRKTESGAVVMDDETRKQLLISYQKRKQEEILHPFIGEKVAVGLLPHVQAMLLARHLRGDLDGYPPFFWK; encoded by the coding sequence ATGAAGCATTTGCTCAACACGCTGTTCGTCACAACCGACGGGGCTTATCTCGGCCACGAAGGTCAGGCCGTCATCGTTCGGGTAGCCAAGGAGACGCGGCTCCGCGTGCCCCTCCACACCCTCGGCGGGATTGCCTGTTTCGGACGGGTCGGGATGAGCCCGCCCCTCATGAGGCTCTGCGGTAGGCACAAAGTGGCCGTGTCCTTCTTCAGTCCCTACGGACGCTTTCTCGCCCGGGTCTGCGGGCCGGTTTCCGGCAACGTCCTGCTTCGCCGGGAACAATATCGTTGTGCCGACAAGGAAACGTCCGCCTCGGCCATGGCCCGGGCCGTCGTCTCCGCCAAGATCGCGAATGCCCGTAACGTCTTGCTCCGTGCCATACGCGATAGGCCAGACGATCCGAACAACGGGGCTATCGGGCACGCCGCACGCCGGTTGGCCGGACTGCTCGAGGAACTACGAAATTCTCTGCCTCCAGATATCGTCAGAGGGATTGAGGGCGAGGCCGCCAAGGGTTATTTCGGTGTGTTCGATCATCTGGTCACCGCACAAAAAGGTGCGTTCTTCTTCCGCCAGCGGACCCGCCGACCACCCACCGATAACGTCAACGCCCTCCTTTCATTCCTTTACACTCTTTTGACAAACGATGTGGCCTCGGCCTTGGAAGGCGTCGGCCTGGACCCTGCCGTCGGATTCTTCCATCGCGATCGGCCCGGTCGCATGGGACTGGCCCTGGATGTCATGGAGGAGTTTCGACCTTTCCTCGCCGATCGGCTCGCCTTGGCTTTGATCAACCGGCAGCAGATACGTGACTCCGGGTTTCGCAAGACTGAATCCGGGGCCGTCGTTATGGATGACGAGACTCGGAAGCAGCTGCTCATCAGCTACCAGAAACGAAAGCAGGAAGAAATCCTGCATCCTTTCATCGGCGAAAAGGTGGCCGTTGGCCTGCTCCCTCACGTTCAGGCCATGCTCCTGGCCAGACATCTTCGCGGCGACCTGGACGGCTACCCGCCGTTCTTCTGGAAATAA
- the cas4 gene encoding CRISPR-associated protein Cas4: MTFSEEDLSPISALQHLVFCERQWGLIHLEQLWAENRLTVEGKGLHEKVHEMETESRCGTRVVRGLMVRSLELGLIGKLDVVEFHRVSTTGDSPDSTADEPAGVMLDGARGLWHPVPVEYKRGRPKIDRCDEVQLCAQALCLEEMLSITINRGAIFYGKPRRRSDVNLDADLRRETLSAIHRLHELTRAGKTPLPVYGPKCKNCSLVDLCLPETIQRGRSVHDYLLRSINDVIAGTKGPVT; this comes from the coding sequence ATGACCTTTTCCGAAGAAGACTTATCGCCCATTTCCGCATTGCAGCACTTGGTGTTCTGCGAGCGGCAGTGGGGGCTGATCCATCTCGAGCAGCTCTGGGCCGAAAACCGGCTGACCGTCGAGGGCAAGGGACTGCACGAGAAGGTTCACGAAATGGAGACGGAATCGCGATGCGGAACCCGGGTTGTTCGAGGTCTGATGGTCCGATCGCTGGAACTTGGGCTGATCGGAAAGCTCGACGTGGTTGAGTTTCACCGGGTTTCGACCACGGGCGATAGCCCCGATAGCACCGCCGACGAGCCCGCGGGCGTGATGCTCGATGGCGCCCGCGGGCTCTGGCACCCCGTGCCGGTGGAGTACAAGCGCGGTCGCCCTAAGATCGACCGTTGCGACGAAGTCCAGCTCTGCGCCCAAGCTCTCTGCCTCGAAGAAATGCTTAGTATCACAATCAATCGGGGTGCTATCTTCTATGGGAAACCTCGCCGACGGTCGGACGTCAATCTCGACGCCGACCTGCGGCGGGAGACTCTCTCGGCCATTCATCGGCTGCACGAACTGACCCGAGCGGGAAAGACTCCCCTCCCAGTGTACGGTCCAAAGTGCAAGAACTGCTCCCTTGTTGATCTGTGTCTGCCAGAGACGATCCAACGCGGGCGCAGTGTCCATGATTATCTTCTTCGTTCAATCAACGACGTCATCGCTGGCACCAAAGGGCCCGTGACATGA
- the cas7c gene encoding type I-C CRISPR-associated protein Cas7/Csd2 gives MASVLENRYEFAYLFDVENGNPNGDPDAGNLPRIDPETNFGIVTDVCLKRKIRNFVEIVNGRRKPYDIYVQEKAILTEKQGEAYAAEEVQKAEGGDKIAKARDWMCKNFFDIRTFGAVMALKENNCGQVRGPVQMNFARSVEPVVPLEVTITRMAVATEKEAKSQEGDNRTMGRKNILPYGLYRAEGYISAHLARQTGFNEDDLGLLWRALINMFDHDRSAARGKMAARVLVAFQHDNVLGNAPAHLLLGRLKVERAGAKDKPARAYTDYVVTLDESEMPKGVTVHKLLWS, from the coding sequence ATGGCTAGTGTGCTTGAAAACCGTTACGAGTTTGCGTACCTGTTCGACGTCGAGAACGGCAATCCCAACGGAGACCCGGACGCCGGCAATCTGCCCCGGATTGACCCGGAAACGAACTTCGGGATCGTCACCGACGTGTGTCTGAAGCGCAAGATCCGCAACTTTGTCGAAATAGTCAACGGTCGCCGGAAACCCTACGACATCTACGTCCAGGAGAAGGCCATCCTCACGGAAAAACAGGGTGAGGCCTACGCCGCCGAAGAGGTACAGAAGGCCGAAGGCGGCGACAAGATCGCAAAAGCCCGCGACTGGATGTGCAAAAACTTCTTCGACATCCGGACGTTCGGCGCGGTGATGGCCCTCAAGGAGAACAATTGCGGCCAGGTGCGCGGCCCGGTCCAGATGAACTTTGCCCGCAGTGTCGAGCCGGTCGTGCCGCTGGAGGTGACGATCACCCGCATGGCGGTCGCCACGGAGAAGGAGGCCAAGAGCCAGGAAGGTGACAACAGAACGATGGGCAGGAAGAACATCCTTCCTTATGGGCTCTACCGCGCGGAGGGGTACATCTCCGCCCATCTGGCCCGGCAGACTGGCTTCAATGAGGATGACCTTGGCCTATTGTGGCGGGCCCTGATCAACATGTTCGACCACGACCGGTCCGCAGCCAGGGGCAAGATGGCCGCCCGCGTACTCGTAGCATTTCAACACGACAACGTCCTGGGCAATGCTCCGGCCCATCTGCTCCTGGGCCGGCTGAAAGTCGAGCGGGCCGGGGCCAAGGACAAGCCTGCCCGTGCCTACACCGACTATGTGGTGACCCTCGATGAGTCGGAGATGCCCAAGGGTGTAACTGTTCACAAATTGCTATGGTCATGA
- the cas8c gene encoding type I-C CRISPR-associated protein Cas8c/Csd1 produces MILQSLASYYDRLAEADDSSMAGEGFSSEKVHFTLVIDENGRLAQVLDLREVKGKKKLPRIAIVPQGPKKSVNIAASFMWGSTNYVLGADEKGKPERTAACHEAFADLHRRLLGRSADPGAKAVLAFLAQWNPADSAALPDWSEMLTGNLVFQLDGDCEFIHERPEIRKAWLASLASGEQGQEGICLISGEKGPIAATHPAIKGVYNAQPSGANLVSSNLRAFCSYGKEQNLNAPICESKAAAYTKALNHLLASSANRIQIGDATTVFWTERDSPVEGFFGLVLDPRDAAGDDQELAVFLKAVREGKWPAQYEPDVRFFVLGLSPNAARLSVRFWHVSTVKDISEQLGRHFRDLALVRSFDSDPAYPGMWHLLRETCNRKSDDGPAPLLAGTVMQAVLKGTLYPQELLSAVIGRIRAEQSISYLRAAIIKAVLTRKKRILNQGMEVSMSLDTENRNVAYLLGRLFAVLERTQQDAIPGANTTIKDRFYGSASATPRVVFPQLLRLAQHHIEKSDYGRFRDKQIGEIVCEISEFPAHLGLDQQGMFAIGYYHQRQDFFKKSSNQ; encoded by the coding sequence ATGATACTTCAGTCGCTCGCATCGTACTACGACAGGCTGGCGGAGGCGGATGATTCCTCGATGGCCGGCGAAGGCTTCAGCAGCGAGAAAGTCCACTTTACCCTAGTCATCGACGAAAACGGCCGGTTGGCTCAGGTCTTGGACCTGCGAGAGGTCAAGGGAAAGAAGAAGCTGCCTCGGATCGCCATCGTCCCGCAGGGGCCGAAAAAGAGCGTGAATATCGCCGCCAGCTTCATGTGGGGTAGCACCAACTACGTGCTCGGAGCCGATGAGAAGGGCAAACCCGAGCGGACCGCCGCCTGTCATGAGGCCTTCGCCGATCTGCATCGCAGGCTGCTTGGCCGATCCGCGGACCCTGGGGCCAAGGCGGTACTGGCGTTTCTGGCCCAGTGGAACCCGGCTGATTCCGCAGCCTTGCCCGATTGGTCCGAGATGCTCACGGGCAACCTCGTCTTCCAACTCGACGGCGATTGCGAGTTCATTCATGAGCGGCCCGAAATCCGGAAGGCGTGGCTGGCGAGCCTGGCATCCGGCGAGCAGGGGCAGGAGGGTATCTGCCTGATCAGCGGCGAAAAGGGCCCGATCGCCGCAACTCATCCAGCGATTAAAGGGGTCTATAATGCTCAACCGAGTGGTGCTAATCTAGTGTCCTCCAACCTGCGCGCATTCTGCTCCTACGGTAAGGAACAGAACCTCAACGCCCCGATCTGCGAGTCCAAAGCCGCCGCCTACACCAAGGCACTGAACCACCTGCTGGCCTCTTCGGCCAATCGCATCCAGATCGGCGACGCCACCACCGTCTTCTGGACCGAACGCGACTCGCCGGTCGAGGGCTTCTTTGGACTAGTGCTCGACCCGCGCGACGCAGCGGGCGACGACCAGGAGCTGGCGGTCTTCCTGAAGGCGGTGCGGGAGGGCAAGTGGCCGGCGCAGTACGAGCCGGACGTTCGGTTCTTTGTTCTCGGGCTCTCGCCGAACGCGGCGCGCCTGAGCGTTCGCTTCTGGCACGTCAGCACGGTCAAGGACATCAGCGAGCAGCTTGGCCGGCACTTCCGCGATCTGGCCCTGGTTCGGTCATTTGACAGCGATCCGGCCTATCCGGGCATGTGGCATCTGTTGCGGGAAACCTGCAACCGGAAGTCGGATGACGGACCAGCCCCACTTCTGGCCGGGACGGTGATGCAGGCGGTGCTCAAGGGAACGCTTTATCCGCAGGAGCTTCTCTCGGCGGTGATCGGCCGGATACGTGCGGAACAAAGCATAAGTTATCTACGGGCGGCCATCATCAAAGCCGTCCTCACTCGAAAGAAAAGGATACTCAATCAAGGAATGGAGGTGTCTATGTCGCTTGACACGGAGAACCGAAACGTCGCCTATCTACTTGGCAGACTCTTTGCCGTGCTGGAGAGGACTCAGCAGGACGCGATTCCGGGGGCGAACACGACCATCAAGGACAGGTTCTATGGCTCGGCCTCGGCCACGCCCCGTGTGGTGTTTCCCCAGCTTCTGCGACTCGCCCAACATCACATCGAGAAGTCCGACTACGGCAGGTTCCGAGACAAGCAGATCGGAGAGATCGTCTGCGAGATCAGCGAGTTCCCAGCACATCTGGGGCTCGATCAGCAGGGAATGTTCGCGATCGGCTATTACCATCAGCGGCAGGACTTCTTCAAGAAAAGCAGCAACCAATAA
- the cas5c gene encoding type I-C CRISPR-associated protein Cas5 — protein MPYGVKLKVWGDYACFTRPEMKVERVSYDVMTPSAARAVVEAIYWKPSIRWVIDRIHVLRPIRFMNIRRNEVAGKIPLKNVTAAMKNPASPLAQFIEDDRQQRAAMILRDVCYGIEAHFEYTGDADLNDGKHLDTFSRRARDGQCFTQPYLGCREFSAAFELVEGEFPPSPLEGRQDLGWMLHDIDFANDMEARFFRAEMVDGVIAVPPFPGKEVEG, from the coding sequence ATGCCTTACGGAGTGAAGCTGAAAGTCTGGGGCGATTACGCCTGCTTTACCCGGCCGGAGATGAAGGTCGAACGGGTCAGCTACGACGTGATGACCCCGTCGGCGGCGCGGGCCGTCGTGGAGGCGATCTATTGGAAACCGTCGATCCGGTGGGTCATCGACCGGATCCACGTGCTCCGCCCGATCCGCTTCATGAACATCAGGCGGAACGAGGTGGCCGGCAAGATCCCGCTCAAGAACGTCACCGCCGCGATGAAGAACCCTGCCTCGCCGTTGGCGCAGTTCATCGAGGACGATCGCCAGCAGCGGGCGGCGATGATCCTGCGGGACGTCTGCTACGGCATTGAGGCCCACTTCGAGTACACGGGCGACGCCGACCTAAACGACGGCAAGCATCTCGATACGTTCAGTCGCCGGGCCAGGGACGGGCAGTGCTTTACCCAGCCGTATCTGGGCTGCCGGGAGTTCTCGGCCGCCTTTGAGTTGGTCGAGGGCGAGTTTCCGCCGTCGCCGCTTGAGGGTCGCCAGGACCTCGGCTGGATGCTCCACGACATCGACTTCGCCAACGACATGGAGGCCCGGTTTTTCCGGGCGGAGATGGTCGACGGGGTGATCGCGGTCCCGCCGTTTCCGGGAAAGGAGGTCGAAGGATGA
- the cas3 gene encoding CRISPR-associated helicase Cas3' — protein MEFYAHSRENDSNLDHWQRLEDHLHGVASRSAPFAEAFSSGEWGRLAGLWHDIGKYSYEFQQRINASQGEDAHVEAAGKVDHSTAGAQHAASRIQEKGFGKALAYVIAGHHGGLPDGNSTDSCLRSRLEKQIPDYSACPGGILNAVSETPLRLPFVPDAKRAGVQISLFIRMLYSTLVDADFLDTETFVDGQRSEARQGYKELAELEPVFFANLSRLREQKRVCPSPVDSHREAILAQCLKAANGPMGVFSLTVPTGGGKTLSSMAFALKHALRHGLRRVIYVIPFTSIIEQNAKVFREMLGSDAVLEHHSNFEPDEEDHRSRLTAENWDAPIIVTTNVQFFESLFANRSSRCRKLHNIAQSVVILDEVQTLPPPLLLPCIEALKELAATYKTTIVLCSATQPAIQKRHDFARGLEGVREIVDDPQRLATVLKRTQVTVLPRIPDAELAESLKAYPQVLCVVNTRRHARDLYTAMQGVEGLYHLSALMCPVHRSRRLAEIRRCLEQGRPCRVVSTQLIEAGVDIDFPVVFRSMTGIDSIAQAAGRCNREGRRNKGDVFVFTPENGIPAGHFRQTAQAAESVIGRHPDDVLSLEAIEKYFRLYYWVKGDGLDEKGILRMLHEGCGKGDFPFKTVAEAFRFIENEAKPVIIPYDEEAVSQIWALDYCKHPASLARKLQRYTVSVYPNEWNRLLASGAIELRAGMFPVLIGTKPYYDDNLGLLGSDLHQADPETFYV, from the coding sequence ATGGAATTCTACGCTCATAGTCGCGAAAATGATTCAAATCTGGATCACTGGCAGAGGCTTGAGGATCATCTGCACGGGGTGGCGAGCCGATCTGCCCCTTTTGCTGAAGCGTTCTCTTCCGGAGAATGGGGGCGGCTCGCTGGCCTGTGGCACGACATCGGTAAGTACTCATACGAATTTCAGCAGCGGATTAACGCGAGCCAGGGAGAGGATGCGCACGTCGAGGCGGCTGGGAAAGTGGATCACTCCACCGCCGGAGCCCAACACGCGGCATCGAGAATCCAGGAAAAGGGGTTCGGCAAAGCACTTGCCTATGTGATCGCCGGCCATCACGGAGGACTGCCCGACGGCAACTCCACCGATTCCTGTTTGCGAAGTCGGCTTGAAAAGCAGATTCCCGACTACAGCGCCTGTCCTGGTGGGATTCTCAATGCCGTTTCTGAAACGCCGCTGCGACTGCCGTTTGTCCCTGACGCGAAACGGGCCGGGGTGCAGATCAGCCTGTTCATTCGCATGCTCTATTCGACGCTGGTGGATGCCGACTTTCTCGATACCGAGACGTTCGTCGATGGTCAGCGGTCGGAGGCCAGGCAGGGGTACAAGGAGTTGGCCGAACTGGAACCCGTCTTTTTTGCGAACTTGAGCCGCCTGCGGGAGCAAAAACGGGTCTGCCCTTCGCCGGTCGATAGCCACCGGGAAGCAATCCTGGCTCAGTGCCTCAAAGCGGCGAACGGTCCGATGGGCGTATTCTCGCTGACCGTTCCGACCGGCGGCGGCAAGACCCTCTCATCCATGGCATTCGCTCTCAAACACGCCCTGCGGCACGGTCTGCGGCGGGTCATCTACGTGATTCCCTTCACCAGCATCATCGAGCAAAACGCCAAGGTCTTCCGCGAAATGCTCGGTTCGGACGCCGTCCTTGAGCATCACAGCAATTTTGAGCCGGACGAGGAGGATCATCGCTCGCGCCTGACCGCTGAGAACTGGGACGCCCCGATCATCGTCACCACCAACGTGCAGTTTTTCGAAAGCCTCTTCGCCAACCGATCGAGTCGGTGCCGCAAACTTCACAACATCGCTCAAAGCGTGGTGATCCTCGATGAGGTCCAGACCCTTCCTCCGCCGCTGCTGCTGCCTTGCATCGAGGCCCTCAAGGAATTGGCCGCCACCTACAAGACGACGATCGTCCTGTGCAGCGCAACCCAGCCGGCAATCCAGAAACGCCACGACTTCGCCCGGGGCCTGGAAGGCGTGCGGGAGATTGTCGACGATCCTCAGCGGTTGGCGACGGTCCTGAAGCGAACGCAGGTGACCGTCCTGCCGCGGATTCCCGATGCGGAACTCGCCGAGAGCCTCAAGGCCTATCCGCAGGTTTTGTGCGTGGTGAATACCCGACGGCACGCCAGGGACCTCTATACAGCCATGCAGGGCGTCGAGGGCCTCTACCATCTGAGCGCCCTGATGTGTCCAGTGCATCGCAGCCGCAGGCTGGCGGAGATTCGCCGATGTCTGGAACAAGGCCGGCCCTGCCGGGTGGTCAGCACTCAACTGATCGAGGCGGGCGTGGACATCGATTTCCCGGTGGTCTTCCGGTCCATGACCGGCATCGATTCGATCGCCCAGGCGGCAGGACGCTGCAACCGGGAAGGTCGGCGTAACAAGGGAGACGTGTTTGTCTTCACCCCCGAAAACGGCATCCCAGCCGGTCATTTCCGTCAGACGGCGCAGGCCGCCGAGTCCGTGATTGGACGACATCCCGATGATGTGCTGTCCCTGGAGGCCATCGAGAAGTACTTCCGGCTTTACTACTGGGTCAAGGGCGATGGCCTTGACGAGAAGGGGATACTTCGCATGCTCCACGAAGGCTGTGGAAAAGGCGACTTCCCCTTCAAGACCGTGGCCGAAGCCTTCCGCTTCATCGAAAACGAGGCCAAGCCGGTCATCATCCCCTATGACGAAGAAGCCGTTTCCCAGATATGGGCCTTGGATTACTGCAAGCACCCGGCCTCGCTGGCCCGCAAGCTCCAAAGGTATACAGTCAGTGTCTATCCGAACGAGTGGAACAGACTGCTCGCCTCGGGCGCTATCGAGCTTAGGGCCGGCATGTTCCCCGTCCTGATCGGCACGAAGCCTTACTACGACGACAACCTGGGACTTCTTGGCAGCGACCTACACCAAGCGGACCCCGAAACGTTCTACGTGTGA
- a CDS encoding transcriptional regulator: MARGESLVRQWNVLKVLQAHRFGIPSDQLAARVGCSKRQVLRDLAVLQETGFPISHETRDFGKRFWKLPADFGREPLILSVTEMLSLYLGQQFLTPLAGTPFGLGLGTALEKIQALLPADALEHFAELKETLLVKMIARPDYTACGKQIGILNQAIAEGKIVSIRYRPADRPEPIAGDFCPYGLVVLGVSLYCIGFLEADGDIRTLKISRLEGLELTGRSFDRPGDFSLEEHLRGSFGIFASGTSRRIRVRCGGWAARTVRELRWHPSQRIVEDDGNQLVAQFELANTVEFKRWVLGFGRHAVVLTPAGLAREVAEELTAASRAYRDESPAQHRAAGKPAQTVTISSGT; encoded by the coding sequence ATGGCTCGGGGCGAGTCGCTGGTACGGCAGTGGAATGTACTGAAGGTCCTGCAGGCTCACCGCTTCGGGATCCCCAGCGACCAGCTGGCGGCCCGGGTCGGCTGCAGCAAGCGGCAGGTCCTGCGCGACCTGGCCGTCCTGCAGGAAACCGGGTTTCCGATCAGTCACGAGACGCGGGACTTCGGCAAGCGGTTCTGGAAGCTGCCGGCGGACTTCGGCCGCGAGCCGCTGATCCTCTCGGTCACCGAGATGCTCAGCCTCTACCTGGGCCAGCAGTTCCTTACGCCCCTGGCTGGCACGCCGTTTGGCCTGGGCCTGGGGACCGCGCTGGAGAAGATCCAGGCCCTGCTGCCCGCCGACGCCCTGGAGCACTTTGCCGAGCTCAAGGAGACACTGCTCGTTAAAATGATCGCCCGGCCCGACTACACCGCCTGCGGCAAGCAGATCGGCATCCTCAACCAGGCGATCGCTGAGGGCAAGATCGTCTCGATCCGCTACCGCCCGGCCGACCGGCCCGAGCCGATCGCCGGCGACTTTTGCCCTTACGGTTTGGTCGTGCTGGGGGTCAGCCTCTACTGCATCGGGTTCCTGGAGGCCGACGGGGATATCCGGACCCTCAAGATCAGCCGCCTGGAGGGCCTGGAGCTGACCGGTCGGAGCTTCGATCGACCGGGGGACTTCTCCCTGGAGGAGCACCTGCGGGGCAGCTTCGGGATCTTTGCCTCCGGGACGTCCCGGCGGATCCGGGTCCGCTGTGGCGGCTGGGCGGCCCGGACCGTCCGCGAGCTGCGCTGGCATCCCAGCCAGCGGATCGTCGAGGACGACGGGAACCAGTTGGTTGCCCAGTTCGAGCTGGCCAACACCGTCGAGTTCAAACGCTGGGTCCTGGGCTTCGGCCGCCACGCGGTCGTCCTGACCCCTGCGGGCCTGGCCCGCGAGGTGGCCGAGGAACTGACGGCCGCATCGAGAGCCTACCGAGACGAAAGCCCTGCCCAACATCGTGCGGCTGGAAAGCCAGCGCAGACGGTGACGATCTCCTCCGGTACCTGA
- a CDS encoding radical SAM protein, translated as MMLTHVCRIVLGHQFKPFVLRKAPDYLPDLDVPGLGVYVHVPFCKSLCPFCPYYKTQYDESVHAGYCDALLREMQIVAERAFPQRRAITSVYFGGGSPALLAGDLARIRKSMDGHFKLAGHAGIELHPRDVVSDTPTMLSDAGFDMVSIGVQSFSPRLLGALGRSDESPSAALSAFAGGRFQAVDVDLIFGIPGQREQDLRSDFLTAAEGGATQISTYPFIDFSFASNRHKPLGWRRKKGLLACLLKTADEAGFVRSSVWTFGKRGSPQYSSITRDNFLGFGPSAVSLGKDALKVNVFSVDAYVETVRKGFVPTALRMDMRARARGLYWLFWSCYNGAVSERVYGELFGRSLGGDFGGALFVGTTLGWVRRTDDGWSLTERGSYLFHLVEQAYTHQYIDKTWRCSMETPWPERIRLY; from the coding sequence GTGATGCTCACGCACGTCTGTCGAATAGTGCTTGGACATCAGTTCAAGCCTTTCGTTTTGCGGAAGGCGCCCGACTACCTGCCCGATCTCGACGTGCCGGGGCTCGGGGTCTACGTTCACGTTCCGTTCTGCAAGTCGCTCTGTCCTTTCTGTCCATACTACAAGACGCAGTATGATGAGTCGGTGCACGCGGGGTACTGTGATGCGCTTCTGCGCGAAATGCAGATCGTCGCGGAACGAGCCTTCCCGCAACGTCGAGCCATCACCAGCGTGTACTTTGGCGGTGGAAGCCCCGCTTTGCTCGCGGGCGACCTGGCGAGGATCAGGAAGAGCATGGACGGGCACTTCAAGCTGGCAGGTCACGCGGGAATCGAACTCCATCCGAGGGACGTCGTCTCCGATACGCCGACGATGCTGAGCGATGCGGGGTTCGACATGGTCAGCATCGGCGTGCAGTCCTTTTCGCCCCGACTGCTCGGAGCCTTGGGAAGAAGCGACGAGAGCCCTTCCGCCGCTTTGTCCGCCTTCGCCGGCGGGCGGTTCCAGGCGGTGGACGTGGACCTGATCTTCGGGATTCCGGGACAGAGGGAACAAGACCTGCGCAGCGACTTTCTGACCGCCGCCGAAGGAGGGGCCACCCAGATTTCGACGTATCCGTTCATCGATTTTTCGTTTGCCTCCAACCGGCACAAGCCTCTGGGTTGGCGGCGGAAGAAGGGGCTTCTGGCTTGCCTCCTGAAGACGGCGGACGAGGCGGGATTCGTGCGCAGCTCGGTGTGGACGTTCGGGAAGCGAGGCAGCCCGCAGTACTCGTCCATCACCAGGGACAACTTCCTTGGGTTTGGTCCGAGTGCCGTTTCGTTGGGGAAGGACGCTCTTAAGGTCAACGTTTTCTCGGTAGACGCCTATGTCGAGACGGTACGGAAGGGGTTTGTGCCGACGGCGCTGAGGATGGATATGCGGGCAAGGGCTCGCGGGCTCTACTGGCTGTTCTGGAGCTGCTACAATGGCGCGGTGTCGGAGCGCGTCTACGGCGAGTTGTTTGGCAGGTCGCTTGGCGGGGACTTTGGCGGAGCGTTGTTCGTGGGGACCACCTTGGGCTGGGTCCGAAGGACGGACGACGGCTGGTCGCTGACGGAGCGGGGCAGCTATCTGTTCCATCTGGTGGAACAGGCTTATACGCATCAGTACATCGACAAGACCTGGCGGTGTTCGATGGAGACCCCGTGGCCGGAGAGGATTCGCCTGTACTAA